Proteins encoded within one genomic window of uncultured Desulfobacter sp.:
- a CDS encoding acyl-CoA dehydratase activase — MKKAATILGIDAGSVSVHLAIVDMNGTLLHKASEYHHGDVKACLTKMLAHKAVSSVTHVAKTASTPADVNAAICVDEQVAVILGARHLHKHFSAILHVGGEKFFLSLFDNNGNYRGQRQNSGCAAGTGAFLDQQAGRINLQGSEKISSMALENCGRRPDIATRCAVFAKTDLIHAQQQGYDLKQICDGLCYGLARNITNTLFKQDIPENDIIFCGGVAKNNAVKKHLESIIGKPLIKGEHTLVYGAMGAALCLADDIKNCQKPARPLNDISNFFLKKTKAKEGLNPALHLTLSNYPDFSSVATLNFESVEIEIFKPIVSNSIIKGFLGLDVGSTSTKSIIIDQDGEPVAGFYTRTASRPVEAVQRVFKACDHLMSDKKVVFQIQGCGTTGSGRRISGKIIGADLEPDEITAHATAAVNLHPDVDTIIEIGGQDAKFTLVKNGQVTSSVMNTVCAAGTGSFIEEQAMRLNCPLTEYSNRAQGIAAPVSSDRCTVFMERDINYFFAEGYGKNEILASVLHSVRDNYLTKVANIAQIGTRVVFQGATARNRALVAAFEQKLNKPIHVSRYCHLTGALGIALMARQMMEQGELSESNFRGFNLWKEPIPVRQEVCRLCTNHCKITIAEVKGETLAYGFLCGRDYQTKKRINASGLHDLLGMRKEVRNSTLPGPLVCNDNEKKITIGLPNALHMVQDLDFWQIFFKELGLKVVTSLKCTTPVKQGKQIAGAEFCAPFLALHGHVQFLEDKCDYIFLPFYFEDKTSEKGFRRHHCYYTQFAPAIISRLTKPGKILSPMVRYLYTSFYTKKQLYDTLNKIGAQLSFFDISSAWDRALSAQKNLESALNGLWASKGSSTKANVLLLGRPYTVLSPAMNNNIPSIFANLGIKTFFNDMIDLENIDYSPIEPLLKQIHWKHAAQNLKAAFVAATTPNLYPVYISSFRCAPDAFAVDYFKEIMASANKPYLVLELDEHDSSVGYETRIEAAVRAFENHRRRDLPPQSTDISLFAPKFDKSIGQKTVIFPNWDAISGHLIVNIFKNEGYNALLMEESQETLKKALLTNTGQCLPLNAVASGFIHTVEKNGLSPENTVLWLNESDIACNIKMYPYHIQKIFTRHGKGFEKARVYLGELSLFDLGFKASTNTYFAYMFGGLFRSIGCKIRPYEINKGQTNAALRTAGSIMGTAFLTGGSKEKALKEIMSIFEQIPVKKETRPKVGIFGDLYVRDNRIMNQNLIQFIEDNGGEVVTTPYYQYVQIIANAYFKKWFKEGKYMSLISNKALLAAVRTMEKKYYPFFAPFFNETELKVNASYEHILDTYGMLPEHTGESMDNLLKIHYMVNEHPGLALLVAVNPAFCCPGLVTEAMSSQIEKKVGIPIINITYDLSGGNKNKVVVPFLKYLKTPPYSQSRKAFV; from the coding sequence ATGAAAAAAGCAGCCACGATACTCGGTATTGATGCCGGATCCGTATCCGTTCATCTTGCAATTGTTGATATGAACGGAACTCTTTTGCATAAAGCATCTGAATATCACCATGGCGATGTCAAGGCATGTTTGACAAAAATGCTCGCTCATAAGGCCGTTTCATCCGTGACCCATGTGGCTAAAACGGCATCCACACCGGCAGATGTCAATGCAGCGATTTGTGTTGACGAACAGGTGGCTGTCATACTTGGTGCCCGCCACCTACATAAACATTTCAGTGCTATTTTGCATGTGGGTGGAGAAAAATTTTTCTTAAGCCTGTTTGACAACAACGGCAATTATAGGGGGCAGCGGCAAAATTCGGGATGTGCTGCGGGCACCGGTGCATTCCTGGACCAGCAGGCTGGCCGGATTAATCTGCAGGGGTCAGAAAAAATTTCATCCATGGCCCTTGAAAACTGCGGCCGACGGCCGGATATCGCCACCCGGTGCGCGGTCTTTGCAAAGACCGATCTGATCCATGCCCAACAGCAGGGCTATGATCTTAAACAAATCTGTGACGGGCTTTGCTACGGACTTGCCAGAAACATTACCAACACCTTGTTCAAACAGGATATCCCGGAAAATGATATTATATTCTGCGGCGGTGTCGCCAAAAACAATGCCGTTAAAAAGCATCTTGAATCCATTATAGGAAAACCGCTCATCAAAGGAGAACATACCCTGGTTTATGGTGCCATGGGCGCAGCATTGTGTCTTGCGGATGACATAAAAAATTGCCAAAAACCTGCCCGGCCATTGAATGATATCAGCAACTTTTTCCTGAAAAAAACAAAAGCCAAAGAGGGGCTTAACCCAGCCCTTCATCTTACCCTGTCTAATTATCCTGACTTTTCATCCGTTGCAACCCTTAATTTTGAGTCTGTTGAAATTGAAATTTTTAAACCTATTGTCAGCAATTCTATCATTAAAGGATTTTTAGGGCTTGATGTGGGCTCAACCAGCACAAAAAGTATCATTATTGACCAGGATGGAGAGCCGGTTGCCGGATTTTACACCCGAACCGCATCAAGGCCTGTGGAAGCTGTGCAGCGCGTATTTAAAGCCTGTGATCATCTTATGTCTGACAAAAAGGTGGTTTTCCAGATCCAGGGTTGTGGTACCACGGGCTCCGGACGACGCATTTCCGGCAAAATCATTGGTGCGGACTTAGAACCTGATGAGATCACCGCCCATGCTACAGCAGCCGTAAATCTCCACCCGGATGTGGATACCATCATAGAAATCGGTGGCCAGGACGCCAAGTTTACCTTGGTAAAAAACGGCCAGGTGACCTCGTCGGTTATGAATACGGTATGTGCAGCAGGTACCGGCAGCTTTATTGAGGAACAAGCCATGCGCCTCAACTGTCCGTTAACAGAGTATTCCAACAGAGCTCAAGGTATTGCAGCGCCCGTATCCAGTGACCGGTGTACCGTATTCATGGAAAGGGACATCAACTATTTTTTTGCCGAGGGCTATGGGAAAAACGAAATTCTGGCATCCGTACTTCATTCGGTGCGAGACAATTACCTGACCAAGGTCGCCAATATTGCTCAAATCGGTACCCGGGTTGTTTTTCAAGGCGCTACGGCCCGGAACAGAGCCCTTGTGGCAGCCTTTGAACAAAAATTGAACAAACCCATCCATGTATCCCGATATTGCCACCTCACCGGCGCCCTTGGCATTGCGCTGATGGCCAGACAGATGATGGAACAAGGGGAGCTGTCCGAATCAAACTTCAGGGGATTTAACCTGTGGAAAGAGCCTATTCCCGTACGTCAGGAAGTTTGCAGACTTTGCACCAACCACTGCAAAATCACCATTGCTGAAGTAAAAGGAGAGACGCTGGCCTATGGTTTTTTGTGTGGCAGGGACTACCAGACGAAAAAACGGATAAACGCTTCCGGCCTTCATGACCTTTTAGGCATGAGAAAAGAAGTACGCAACAGCACACTTCCCGGGCCGCTTGTTTGTAACGATAATGAAAAAAAAATAACCATTGGCCTGCCCAATGCACTTCACATGGTCCAGGATCTTGATTTCTGGCAGATTTTTTTCAAGGAACTTGGATTGAAGGTGGTGACCAGCCTCAAATGCACCACCCCTGTCAAACAAGGTAAACAGATTGCCGGTGCCGAATTTTGTGCGCCTTTCCTTGCGCTGCACGGCCATGTGCAATTTCTTGAGGATAAATGTGATTACATTTTCCTGCCCTTTTATTTTGAAGACAAAACCAGCGAAAAAGGGTTTCGCCGGCACCACTGCTACTATACGCAGTTTGCTCCGGCAATTATAAGCCGCCTGACAAAACCGGGAAAAATATTGTCTCCCATGGTCAGATATCTGTATACGAGCTTCTATACAAAAAAACAGTTATATGACACATTAAATAAAATAGGTGCACAACTCTCCTTTTTTGACATATCATCGGCCTGGGACCGAGCACTCTCCGCTCAAAAAAATTTGGAAAGCGCCCTTAACGGGCTGTGGGCGTCCAAAGGGTCCAGCACAAAAGCCAATGTACTGTTGCTTGGTCGGCCATATACGGTGCTATCGCCTGCAATGAACAATAATATCCCAAGCATTTTTGCCAACCTGGGAATCAAAACATTTTTTAATGATATGATCGATCTGGAAAACATTGATTATTCGCCCATCGAGCCATTGCTCAAACAGATTCACTGGAAACACGCGGCACAAAATCTAAAAGCAGCCTTTGTTGCCGCCACGACCCCAAACCTGTATCCGGTTTACATTTCATCGTTCAGATGTGCGCCTGATGCCTTTGCCGTAGATTACTTCAAGGAGATCATGGCATCGGCCAACAAGCCCTATTTGGTACTGGAACTGGATGAACACGATTCCAGTGTGGGATACGAAACCCGTATTGAAGCGGCTGTCCGGGCGTTTGAAAACCACAGACGCCGGGATCTGCCGCCACAAAGCACAGATATATCTTTATTTGCCCCGAAATTTGATAAAAGCATTGGCCAAAAAACCGTTATTTTCCCCAACTGGGACGCCATTTCAGGCCACCTCATAGTCAATATTTTCAAAAATGAGGGGTATAATGCCCTATTGATGGAAGAGAGCCAGGAGACTCTTAAAAAAGCGCTTCTAACAAATACCGGACAATGTCTCCCCCTAAATGCCGTGGCATCAGGCTTTATCCACACCGTGGAAAAAAACGGGTTATCCCCGGAAAACACAGTTTTATGGCTGAATGAGTCTGATATTGCCTGCAATATTAAAATGTACCCCTACCATATCCAGAAAATTTTTACCCGCCATGGAAAAGGCTTTGAAAAAGCCAGGGTCTATTTAGGAGAACTTTCTCTATTTGATTTAGGGTTCAAGGCATCAACCAACACCTATTTTGCATATATGTTTGGCGGACTTTTCAGAAGCATCGGCTGCAAGATCAGGCCTTATGAAATAAACAAAGGACAAACCAATGCGGCGTTGCGAACCGCAGGTTCCATCATGGGTACGGCATTTCTTACGGGCGGATCAAAGGAAAAAGCCCTGAAGGAAATTATGTCCATATTTGAACAAATCCCTGTGAAAAAAGAAACACGGCCAAAGGTAGGAATATTCGGGGATCTGTATGTCAGAGACAACCGAATAATGAATCAGAATCTGATCCAATTCATTGAGGATAATGGTGGAGAGGTGGTGACCACACCATATTATCAGTATGTTCAGATCATCGCCAATGCCTACTTTAAAAAATGGTTCAAAGAAGGCAAATATATGAGCCTGATTTCAAACAAAGCCCTTCTGGCTGCGGTAAGAACCATGGAAAAAAAGTATTACCCATTTTTTGCACCGTTTTTTAATGAAACGGAACTTAAGGTCAATGCATCCTATGAACATATCCTTGACACCTACGGTATGCTGCCCGAGCATACCGGAGAATCCATGGATAACCTGCTAAAAATCCACTATATGGTCAATGAACATCCAGGCTTAGCACTTCTGGTTGCCGTCAATCCGGCATTTTGCTGTCCCGGCCTTGTCACCGAGGCAATGTCCTCACAGATTGAAAAAAAGGTCGGAATTCCCATTATCAATATTACTTATGATCTGTCCGGAGGTAACAAAAACAAGGTAGTGGTGCCTTTCCTGAAATATTTGAAAACGCCCCCCTATTCCCAGAGCCGGAAGGCCTTTGTCTGA
- a CDS encoding DNA internalization-related competence protein ComEC/Rec2: MNARHKLILAPMFFIFLSCVTGIIAGHWALLSPWIYFLGVCLAAIIFFILSKPDKFIFLSCLAAFGMTIFRMAGICTPDYSDQHVVRFCNGKSHRISGTINSLPKKYPNKTRYTINCSNIDTEPAVGKLILTVYHDYSKKSVRSLRYGEHIILTSKIRAIRNFSNPGGYDYEFRMRLKGITGSVYANFHNIIQTGGLDCSFVALTMRFLQRTRFRFSSTVAIASQSTDENPPDFFAKQARAVLTALVTGQKEMIHESTRDDFSKAGLSHILAVSGLHMSLVGFGFYSLFVYILNRQPSYVITGRAKKTAGFLTLLPLTIYAFFAGFSPSTQRALIMAAVFLTSFLIEKEKDPLNTLYFAACLILFIDPGALFSISFQLSFFCVFFIISGFIFLGKTLGLPENKWIKRICLTILTTVFAGIGATPLTAFYFNMFSMVQVGTNFVMIPVIGFLCLPLGLAGLVSITFWPGLAHLLLTLDIHILSYCLQVIHWVSGFDWTWARVVTPRPSEIIIYYALILCLGFAIMEKNKRAIYLTFLLIGAGIISTGQGMLKRFYPGKLVVHTLDVGQGNAAVIITPDGKILLIDAGGFGGRSSFDTGRYIVGPFLWKNWVYSLDAVLLTHPDSDHMNGLCFIFENFKVRQWIKNNGTSSSLVFKALMHMAEEKDIKIITPGPDPCRFSWGQVRINILGKDPHLGDNDNNNSLVTQLDFLSFSILFPGDIEKNREKELVHTKNFSLQSNILMAPHHGSCSSSSELFLDAVSPSDVIISCGYMNRHKFPCRMVLQRYRENRISIFRTDMMGAVTLKSDGLGYTVKTHRNN, encoded by the coding sequence GTGAACGCGAGGCATAAGCTAATTCTTGCGCCGATGTTCTTTATCTTCCTGTCCTGTGTTACAGGTATCATCGCAGGGCACTGGGCATTGCTTTCACCATGGATATACTTTCTTGGGGTGTGTCTGGCTGCCATCATTTTTTTTATTCTATCCAAACCTGATAAATTTATTTTCCTGTCATGCCTTGCTGCGTTTGGAATGACAATTTTTCGCATGGCAGGCATCTGCACTCCCGATTATTCTGATCAACATGTTGTAAGATTTTGCAATGGTAAATCCCACCGGATTTCAGGTACGATCAACTCCCTTCCTAAAAAATATCCCAATAAAACCAGATACACCATCAATTGCAGCAATATTGATACTGAGCCTGCAGTCGGAAAATTAATTCTAACCGTGTATCATGATTATTCAAAAAAATCAGTGCGGTCATTGCGATATGGCGAACACATAATCCTTACATCAAAAATCAGGGCCATACGCAATTTTTCTAATCCCGGAGGATATGATTATGAGTTTAGGATGCGTCTTAAAGGTATAACCGGCAGTGTTTACGCTAATTTTCACAACATTATACAAACTGGCGGGCTTGATTGCAGTTTTGTTGCCCTGACCATGCGGTTTTTGCAAAGAACCCGGTTCCGCTTTTCAAGCACTGTTGCCATAGCCTCCCAAAGCACAGATGAAAATCCTCCTGATTTCTTTGCCAAGCAGGCCAGGGCTGTGCTCACTGCTCTGGTTACCGGGCAAAAGGAGATGATTCATGAAAGCACCCGTGATGATTTTTCCAAAGCAGGGCTTTCACACATTTTAGCTGTTTCAGGATTGCACATGTCTCTTGTGGGGTTTGGTTTTTATTCCCTTTTCGTCTACATATTAAACCGCCAACCGTCTTATGTTATAACCGGACGAGCAAAAAAAACAGCTGGTTTTCTCACGCTTTTACCTTTGACGATCTACGCTTTTTTTGCCGGATTTTCACCTTCCACCCAAAGGGCGTTAATCATGGCTGCTGTTTTTTTAACGTCCTTTCTCATTGAAAAAGAGAAAGATCCTTTAAACACCCTTTATTTTGCCGCATGTTTGATTCTCTTTATTGATCCAGGCGCCTTGTTTTCTATTTCTTTTCAACTTTCATTCTTCTGTGTTTTTTTTATTATTTCGGGTTTTATTTTCCTTGGGAAAACCCTCGGGCTGCCTGAAAATAAATGGATTAAAAGAATCTGTTTAACTATTTTAACAACGGTCTTTGCAGGGATTGGCGCAACCCCTTTAACCGCGTTTTATTTTAATATGTTTTCCATGGTCCAGGTAGGAACCAATTTTGTCATGATTCCTGTTATTGGTTTTTTATGTCTGCCTCTGGGGTTGGCAGGGCTTGTGTCTATAACTTTTTGGCCTGGCCTTGCCCATCTTTTGTTAACTTTAGATATTCACATTCTATCATATTGTCTTCAGGTCATTCATTGGGTTTCAGGATTTGACTGGACTTGGGCCAGGGTCGTCACGCCACGGCCAAGCGAAATTATCATTTATTATGCATTGATACTTTGCCTTGGATTTGCGATCATGGAGAAGAACAAACGGGCTATATACCTAACGTTTCTTTTGATTGGGGCCGGTATCATATCCACGGGCCAAGGGATGTTGAAACGATTTTATCCGGGAAAGCTTGTGGTGCACACCTTGGATGTAGGTCAAGGCAATGCCGCCGTTATCATCACGCCTGACGGAAAAATTCTGCTCATTGATGCCGGTGGATTTGGCGGTCGTTCCAGTTTTGATACCGGCCGGTATATTGTTGGGCCCTTTTTATGGAAAAATTGGGTTTATTCGCTTGATGCCGTTCTTCTAACGCATCCGGACAGTGATCACATGAATGGCCTTTGTTTTATTTTTGAAAATTTTAAGGTCAGACAATGGATAAAAAATAATGGTACATCTTCTTCTCTTGTTTTTAAAGCTTTGATGCATATGGCTGAAGAAAAAGATATCAAAATCATAACTCCAGGTCCTGATCCTTGCCGGTTTTCATGGGGTCAGGTCAGAATAAATATTCTTGGAAAAGACCCACATTTAGGAGACAATGATAATAACAATAGTCTTGTTACCCAGCTTGATTTTTTATCCTTTTCCATCTTATTTCCAGGCGATATTGAGAAAAATAGGGAAAAAGAACTTGTACATACAAAGAATTTTAGCCTTCAATCAAATATCCTCATGGCACCCCATCATGGCAGCTGTTCCAGCTCAAGTGAACTTTTCCTTGATGCCGTGAGCCCGTCAGACGTCATAATCTCGTGCGGTTATATGAACAGGCATAAGTTCCCTTGCCGGATGGTTTTACAGCGGTATCGGGAGAACAGGATCTCAATTTTTCGAACGGATATGATGGGTGCTGTGACTTTAAAGTCCGACGGCCTTGGTTATACCGTTAAAACCCATAGGAACAATTAA
- the murA gene encoding UDP-N-acetylglucosamine 1-carboxyvinyltransferase: MDKIQINGGRQLKGEVFISGAKNAALPLIASSILVDGISTFENVPRLMDISSIFMLLEDLGASCKFEDHTFIVDGSGIDKIEAEYELVRKMRASILVLGPLVARFGRARVSMPGGCAIGARPVNMHLSGLEAMGATISISGGYIEATAKDGLIGNDVYFDIPTVTGTENLMMAAVLAQGQTKLRNAAREPEIVCLADALNIMGANISGAGTPIITIDGVSQLHGATCRVIPDRIETGTFMAAAAATMGDVVIRDCVPDHLGGVISKLKATGAIVDTFEDRIHVKGCETIKNIDIKTLPYPGFPTDMQAQFMALMTIAQGNSVIHESIFENRFIHANELLRMGADIKISGGNIANVRGVSHLQGAPVMASDLRASASLVIAGLIAQGTTVISRVYHMDRGYETIEKKFKGLGADIKRISS, translated from the coding sequence ATGGATAAAATACAAATCAACGGTGGCCGGCAGCTAAAAGGGGAAGTCTTTATCAGTGGAGCCAAAAATGCTGCGCTTCCACTAATTGCATCAAGTATCCTTGTGGATGGAATTTCCACGTTTGAAAATGTACCCCGCCTGATGGACATCTCCTCTATATTTATGCTTCTTGAAGATCTTGGCGCATCTTGCAAATTTGAAGACCATACATTTATTGTTGATGGATCAGGGATCGATAAAATAGAAGCTGAGTATGAATTGGTTAGAAAGATGCGAGCTTCTATTCTGGTATTAGGCCCACTTGTGGCAAGATTTGGTAGAGCCAGGGTTTCTATGCCCGGCGGGTGTGCTATTGGTGCTCGTCCCGTAAATATGCATCTTTCAGGTCTTGAAGCAATGGGGGCCACCATTTCAATTTCCGGCGGATACATTGAAGCGACGGCTAAAGACGGGCTGATCGGAAACGATGTTTATTTTGATATTCCTACGGTAACAGGTACGGAAAACCTTATGATGGCAGCCGTTTTGGCCCAAGGTCAGACCAAACTCAGGAATGCGGCAAGGGAACCTGAAATTGTATGTTTAGCAGACGCATTAAATATAATGGGGGCGAACATCAGCGGTGCCGGAACCCCCATTATTACCATTGATGGTGTGAGTCAACTTCATGGTGCGACCTGTCGTGTGATACCGGACCGGATTGAAACCGGCACTTTTATGGCAGCAGCCGCAGCGACTATGGGAGATGTGGTGATCCGAGATTGTGTGCCGGATCATTTAGGTGGTGTTATCAGTAAGCTTAAGGCCACAGGGGCAATTGTTGATACTTTCGAGGATAGGATACATGTTAAGGGTTGTGAAACCATCAAAAATATTGACATAAAAACACTCCCATATCCTGGCTTTCCCACTGATATGCAGGCTCAATTTATGGCATTGATGACCATTGCCCAGGGCAACAGTGTGATTCATGAATCCATCTTTGAAAATCGGTTTATCCACGCAAATGAATTGCTGCGCATGGGGGCTGATATTAAAATTTCCGGGGGGAATATCGCTAACGTTCGAGGTGTATCACATCTTCAGGGCGCACCTGTTATGGCATCGGACCTTCGCGCCAGTGCTTCCCTTGTGATTGCAGGATTAATTGCACAAGGAACCACTGTTATCAGTCGTGTTTATCATATGGATCGAGGTTATGAGACCATTGAAAAAAAATTTAAGGGCCTTGGAGCAGATATTAAAAGAATCTCATCCTGA
- a CDS encoding ribbon-helix-helix domain-containing protein: MKTIQMTLDDDLVATVDKISKALSTNRSAFTRKALRDAINKYKLEQLELKHKEGYLRQPVTPDEFIEWEDEQVWSD, from the coding sequence ATGAAAACCATACAAATGACACTTGACGATGACCTCGTTGCAACTGTTGATAAAATTTCTAAAGCGCTTAGCACTAACCGCTCAGCTTTTACAAGAAAGGCCTTACGAGACGCCATCAATAAGTATAAACTTGAACAGTTAGAGCTTAAACATAAAGAGGGATATTTACGTCAGCCTGTAACACCTGATGAATTCATTGAATGGGAAGACGAGCAGGTTTGGAGCGACTAA
- a CDS encoding type II toxin-antitoxin system PemK/MazF family toxin, with protein sequence MKRGEIRWYKFSKPDKKRPVLILTRDSIIEYLGEVTVAPVTTKIRDIPSELFLSKIENSMKNDCAVNCDHIQTVSKGKIGALITSLSKSEMAQVGKAIEFALDL encoded by the coding sequence ATGAAGCGTGGTGAAATACGTTGGTATAAATTTTCAAAACCAGACAAAAAAAGGCCCGTCCTAATTTTAACTCGCGATTCAATAATAGAGTACCTTGGTGAAGTTACTGTAGCCCCTGTTACGACTAAGATACGAGACATACCATCAGAATTATTTCTCTCTAAAATTGAAAATTCTATGAAAAATGATTGTGCTGTAAACTGTGACCATATACAAACTGTTTCAAAGGGGAAAATTGGAGCATTAATTACTTCGCTTTCCAAAAGCGAAATGGCTCAAGTAGGAAAAGCTATTGAATTTGCACTTGATTTATAA
- a CDS encoding ComEA family DNA-binding protein, protein METKLKRSFCILVCVMVTLCSMPAMADAKKVNINTAPKEQLITLKYVGDAIADRIIEFRKNTPFTNIEDIMKVKGVGPKMFEVNKNQICVQDT, encoded by the coding sequence GTGGAAACAAAGTTAAAAAGAAGTTTTTGTATTCTGGTTTGCGTGATGGTGACCCTTTGTTCAATGCCGGCAATGGCTGACGCAAAGAAGGTAAACATTAATACTGCCCCCAAAGAACAATTGATAACATTAAAATATGTTGGCGATGCCATTGCTGACAGAATAATCGAATTTCGTAAAAACACACCTTTTACAAATATAGAAGATATTATGAAGGTAAAAGGGGTTGGACCCAAAATGTTCGAAGTCAATAAAAATCAAATTTGCGTTCAGGATACGTGA
- a CDS encoding MBL fold metallo-hydrolase yields the protein MDNKKACPVKIHHLGAERCVTGSCHLVRYSGNKNVNILVDCGKAQGRDPELPYSSFPVKPENIDYLFLTHAHIDHIGRVPDLIKAGFDGEIICTHPTKALLSPMFKDALSFTGRSKAEIRQLEQKIDELSWGFEYGQDFSLKQKIRFRLGNAGHILGSCFIRIEFPMGRADENYSVVFSGDLGCKNTPVLPDPDTSESCDLLVLEATYGDRIHENRILRVKTLGKMVEKALKDKGIIYIPAFSLGRTQELIYELDRIGVQVPVFIDSPLGLEITKIYERMADFWDQEAKELKAHGEHPIDFKQLYSVERFQDHKRLLAFEGPGIIIAGSGMCTGGRILDHLEQGLDDPKNDIFFVGYQARGTLGRRIIEQKVAVQARVHRLSGYSAHADQAELVDWVRSMGEAPKEIRLVHGEAGARKALAKALGIKNIKY from the coding sequence ATGGATAACAAAAAAGCATGTCCGGTTAAAATTCATCACCTTGGGGCGGAAAGGTGTGTGACCGGTTCCTGTCATCTGGTGAGATACTCAGGTAACAAGAATGTGAATATCCTTGTGGACTGCGGCAAAGCCCAGGGCCGTGATCCGGAGCTGCCATACTCATCCTTCCCGGTGAAGCCGGAAAACATTGACTATTTGTTTTTGACCCATGCTCACATTGACCATATTGGTCGGGTGCCGGATCTAATAAAGGCCGGGTTTGACGGGGAGATCATCTGCACACATCCCACCAAAGCGCTTTTGAGTCCCATGTTCAAAGATGCGCTTTCTTTTACCGGCAGGAGCAAAGCCGAGATCAGGCAGCTTGAGCAGAAAATTGACGAGTTGTCCTGGGGATTTGAATATGGGCAGGACTTTTCCCTGAAACAGAAAATTAGGTTCAGGCTCGGCAATGCAGGTCATATCCTCGGTTCTTGTTTTATCCGGATTGAATTTCCCATGGGCCGAGCAGATGAAAATTATTCCGTTGTATTTTCAGGTGATTTGGGATGTAAGAATACGCCGGTTCTGCCGGATCCGGATACCTCTGAATCTTGTGACCTTTTGGTGCTTGAAGCCACCTATGGCGACAGAATACATGAAAATCGCATCCTTAGGGTGAAGACTCTTGGGAAAATGGTGGAAAAAGCGTTGAAGGACAAGGGCATCATTTATATCCCGGCTTTTTCCCTGGGAAGAACCCAGGAACTGATTTATGAACTGGACAGGATCGGTGTGCAGGTGCCGGTTTTTATTGATTCTCCACTGGGTCTTGAGATTACGAAAATTTATGAAAGGATGGCTGACTTCTGGGACCAGGAGGCAAAGGAACTCAAAGCACATGGGGAGCACCCCATAGATTTCAAACAGTTGTATTCGGTGGAGCGATTCCAGGATCATAAGCGGCTGCTGGCTTTTGAGGGCCCGGGGATTATTATTGCCGGCAGCGGTATGTGTACCGGCGGGCGGATTTTGGATCATCTCGAGCAGGGCCTGGATGATCCAAAAAATGATATCTTTTTTGTAGGATACCAGGCCAGAGGGACGCTTGGACGTCGGATTATTGAGCAAAAGGTGGCGGTCCAGGCCCGGGTTCATAGGCTGTCGGGATATTCTGCCCATGCCGATCAGGCGGAGCTGGTGGACTGGGTACGGTCAATGGGAGAGGCACCCAAAGAGATCCGGCTGGTTCATGGTGAGGCTGGTGCCAGAAAGGCTCTGGCAAAGGCGCTTGGCATTAAAAATATAAAATACTAA